From the Carassius carassius chromosome 45, fCarCar2.1, whole genome shotgun sequence genome, one window contains:
- the LOC132127763 gene encoding mothers against decapentaplegic homolog 4-like isoform X1 yields the protein MSITNPPTSNDACLSIVHSLMCHRQGGESETFAKRAIESLVKKLKEKKDELDSLITAITTNGAHPSKCVTIQRTLDGRLQVAGRKGFPHVIYARLWRWPDLHKNELKHVKYCQFAFDLKCDSVCVNPYHYERVVSPGIDLSGLTLSGSGPSGLMVKDEYDYEAQQSLPSTEGHMQTIQHPPSRPVVPEPFNTPSMLPPAEGSSSASTSAFSSIAVGSTTQPNSVLSGSHSSDGLLQIASGTGQGSQQNGFPPGQPSTYHHNASSSWTRNSNFPPTVPHHQNGHLQHHPPMAHTAHFWPVHNEIAFQPPISNHPAPEYWCSIAYFEMDVQVGETFKVPSSCPIVTVDGYVDPSGGDRFCLGQLSNVHRTEAIERARLHIGKGVQLECKGEGDVWVRCLSDHAVFVQSYYLDREAGRAPGDAVHKIYPSAYIKVFDLRQCHRQMQQQAATAQAAAAAQAAAVAGNIPGPGSVGGIAPAISLSAAAGIGVDDLRRLCILRMSFVKGWGPDYPRQSIKETPCWIEIHLHRALQLLDEVLHTMPIADPTPLD from the exons ATGTCCATCACAAACCCCCCCACCAGTAACGACGCCTGTCTGAGCATCGTGCACAGTCTGATGTGTCACAGACAGGGCGGCGAGAGCGAGACCTTCGCCAAACGGGCCATTGAGAGTCTGGTGAAGAAACTGAAGGAGAAGAAAGACGAGTTGGATTCGCTCATCACCGCCATCACCACCAACGGTGCTCATCCCAGCAAATGTGTGACCATACAGAGAACACTAGACGGCCGTCTGCAG GTGGCTGGTCGTAAAGGATTCCCACATGTCATCTATGCACGGTTGTGGCGATGGCCAGACCTTCATAAGAACGAGTTGAAACACGTCAAGTACTGCCAGTTTGCCTTTGACCTGAAGTGTGACAGCGTGTGTGTGAACCCTTACCATTACGAGAGAGTCGTGTCTCCAGGAATAG ATTTATCTGGACTTACACTCTCAGGCTCTG GTCCATCAGGTCTGATGGTGAAGGACGAGTATGATTATGAAGCCCAGCAGTCTCTGCCCAGCACTGAGGGACACATGCAGACGATTCAACACCCTCCCTCTCGCCCGGTGGTCCCGGAGCCCTTCAACACGCCCTCCATGCTCCCGCCAGCAGAGGGCAGCAGCTCGGCCTCCACCTCCGCCTTCTCCAGCATCGCAGTGGGATCCACAA CTCAGCCCAATAGTGTTCTCTCAGGAAGCCACAGCAGCGATGGTCTGCTGCAGATTGCCTCTGGGACGGGGCAGGGCTCACAGCAGAATGGTTTCCCCCCCGGCCAGCCCTCTACGTACCACCACA ACGCTAGCTCCAGCTGGACGAGGAACAGTAACTTCCCCCCCACCGTGCCTCACCATCAGAACGGTCATCTCCAGCATCATCCGCCCATGGCCCATACAGCACACTTCT gGCCCGTTCACAACGAAATCGCGTTCCAGCCACCGATATCCAACCACCCTG CTCCAGAGTACTGGTGCTCCATCGCTTACTTCGAGATGGACGTTCAGGTGGGCGAGACCTTTAAAGTTCCCTCGTCCTGTCCCATCGTGACCGTGGACGGGTATGTGGACCCCTCCGGAGGAGACCGCTTCTGTCTCGGTCAGCTCAGCAACGTCCACAGAACGGAGGCCATCGAGAGAGCGAG ACTGCACATCGGGAAGGGCGTCCAGCTGGAGTGTAAAGGGGAAGGGGACGTTTGGGTTCGCTGTCTGAGCGATCACGCCGTCTTCGTCCAGAGCTACTACTTGGATCGTGAAGCCGGTCGAGCTCCTGGAGACGCTGTGCACAAGATCTACCCCAGCGCTTACATCAAG GTGTTTGATCTGCGTCAGTGTCACAGACAGATGCAGCAGCAGGCCGCGACAGCACAAGCAGCAGCAGCCGCTCAAGCAGCAGCGGTGGCCGGAAACATCCCCGGCCCTGGATCTGTGGGAGGAATCGCTCCTGCTATCA GTTTGTCTGCGGCCGCTGGAATCGGTGTGGATGACCTCCGCCGGCTCTGCATCCTGCGCATGAGCTTCGTCAAGGGCTGGGGTCCGGATTACCCCCGACAGAGCATCAAAGAGACGCCCTGCTGGATCGAGATCCACCTGCACCGCGCGCTGCAGCTGCTGGACGAGGTTCTGCACACCATGCCCATCGCTGACCCCACGCCGCTGGACTGA
- the LOC132127763 gene encoding mothers against decapentaplegic homolog 4-like isoform X3, producing MSITNPPTSNDACLSIVHSLMCHRQGGESETFAKRAIESLVKKLKEKKDELDSLITAITTNGAHPSKCVTIQRTLDGRLQVAGRKGFPHVIYARLWRWPDLHKNELKHVKYCQFAFDLKCDSVCVNPYHYERVVSPGIDLSGLTLSGSGPSGLMVKDEYDYEAQQSLPSTEGHMQTIQHPPSRPVVPEPFNTPSMLPPAEGSSSASTSAFSSIAVGSTNASSSWTRNSNFPPTVPHHQNGHLQHHPPMAHTAHFWPVHNEIAFQPPISNHPAPEYWCSIAYFEMDVQVGETFKVPSSCPIVTVDGYVDPSGGDRFCLGQLSNVHRTEAIERARLHIGKGVQLECKGEGDVWVRCLSDHAVFVQSYYLDREAGRAPGDAVHKIYPSAYIKVFDLRQCHRQMQQQAATAQAAAAAQAAAVAGNIPGPGSVGGIAPAISLSAAAGIGVDDLRRLCILRMSFVKGWGPDYPRQSIKETPCWIEIHLHRALQLLDEVLHTMPIADPTPLD from the exons ATGTCCATCACAAACCCCCCCACCAGTAACGACGCCTGTCTGAGCATCGTGCACAGTCTGATGTGTCACAGACAGGGCGGCGAGAGCGAGACCTTCGCCAAACGGGCCATTGAGAGTCTGGTGAAGAAACTGAAGGAGAAGAAAGACGAGTTGGATTCGCTCATCACCGCCATCACCACCAACGGTGCTCATCCCAGCAAATGTGTGACCATACAGAGAACACTAGACGGCCGTCTGCAG GTGGCTGGTCGTAAAGGATTCCCACATGTCATCTATGCACGGTTGTGGCGATGGCCAGACCTTCATAAGAACGAGTTGAAACACGTCAAGTACTGCCAGTTTGCCTTTGACCTGAAGTGTGACAGCGTGTGTGTGAACCCTTACCATTACGAGAGAGTCGTGTCTCCAGGAATAG ATTTATCTGGACTTACACTCTCAGGCTCTG GTCCATCAGGTCTGATGGTGAAGGACGAGTATGATTATGAAGCCCAGCAGTCTCTGCCCAGCACTGAGGGACACATGCAGACGATTCAACACCCTCCCTCTCGCCCGGTGGTCCCGGAGCCCTTCAACACGCCCTCCATGCTCCCGCCAGCAGAGGGCAGCAGCTCGGCCTCCACCTCCGCCTTCTCCAGCATCGCAGTGGGATCCACAA ACGCTAGCTCCAGCTGGACGAGGAACAGTAACTTCCCCCCCACCGTGCCTCACCATCAGAACGGTCATCTCCAGCATCATCCGCCCATGGCCCATACAGCACACTTCT gGCCCGTTCACAACGAAATCGCGTTCCAGCCACCGATATCCAACCACCCTG CTCCAGAGTACTGGTGCTCCATCGCTTACTTCGAGATGGACGTTCAGGTGGGCGAGACCTTTAAAGTTCCCTCGTCCTGTCCCATCGTGACCGTGGACGGGTATGTGGACCCCTCCGGAGGAGACCGCTTCTGTCTCGGTCAGCTCAGCAACGTCCACAGAACGGAGGCCATCGAGAGAGCGAG ACTGCACATCGGGAAGGGCGTCCAGCTGGAGTGTAAAGGGGAAGGGGACGTTTGGGTTCGCTGTCTGAGCGATCACGCCGTCTTCGTCCAGAGCTACTACTTGGATCGTGAAGCCGGTCGAGCTCCTGGAGACGCTGTGCACAAGATCTACCCCAGCGCTTACATCAAG GTGTTTGATCTGCGTCAGTGTCACAGACAGATGCAGCAGCAGGCCGCGACAGCACAAGCAGCAGCAGCCGCTCAAGCAGCAGCGGTGGCCGGAAACATCCCCGGCCCTGGATCTGTGGGAGGAATCGCTCCTGCTATCA GTTTGTCTGCGGCCGCTGGAATCGGTGTGGATGACCTCCGCCGGCTCTGCATCCTGCGCATGAGCTTCGTCAAGGGCTGGGGTCCGGATTACCCCCGACAGAGCATCAAAGAGACGCCCTGCTGGATCGAGATCCACCTGCACCGCGCGCTGCAGCTGCTGGACGAGGTTCTGCACACCATGCCCATCGCTGACCCCACGCCGCTGGACTGA
- the LOC132127763 gene encoding mothers against decapentaplegic homolog 4-like isoform X2, which yields MSITNPPTSNDACLSIVHSLMCHRQGGESETFAKRAIESLVKKLKEKKDELDSLITAITTNGAHPSKCVTIQRTLDGRLQVAGRKGFPHVIYARLWRWPDLHKNELKHVKYCQFAFDLKCDSVCVNPYHYERVVSPGIDLSGLTLSGSGPSGLMVKDEYDYEAQQSLPSTEGHMQTIQHPPSRPVVPEPFNTPSMLPPAEGSSSASTSAFSSIAVGSTTQPNSVLSGSHSSDGLLQIASGTGQGSQQNGFPPGQPSTYHHNASSSWTRNSNFPPTVPHHQNGHLQHHPPMAHTAHFWPVHNEIAFQPPISNHPEYWCSIAYFEMDVQVGETFKVPSSCPIVTVDGYVDPSGGDRFCLGQLSNVHRTEAIERARLHIGKGVQLECKGEGDVWVRCLSDHAVFVQSYYLDREAGRAPGDAVHKIYPSAYIKVFDLRQCHRQMQQQAATAQAAAAAQAAAVAGNIPGPGSVGGIAPAISLSAAAGIGVDDLRRLCILRMSFVKGWGPDYPRQSIKETPCWIEIHLHRALQLLDEVLHTMPIADPTPLD from the exons ATGTCCATCACAAACCCCCCCACCAGTAACGACGCCTGTCTGAGCATCGTGCACAGTCTGATGTGTCACAGACAGGGCGGCGAGAGCGAGACCTTCGCCAAACGGGCCATTGAGAGTCTGGTGAAGAAACTGAAGGAGAAGAAAGACGAGTTGGATTCGCTCATCACCGCCATCACCACCAACGGTGCTCATCCCAGCAAATGTGTGACCATACAGAGAACACTAGACGGCCGTCTGCAG GTGGCTGGTCGTAAAGGATTCCCACATGTCATCTATGCACGGTTGTGGCGATGGCCAGACCTTCATAAGAACGAGTTGAAACACGTCAAGTACTGCCAGTTTGCCTTTGACCTGAAGTGTGACAGCGTGTGTGTGAACCCTTACCATTACGAGAGAGTCGTGTCTCCAGGAATAG ATTTATCTGGACTTACACTCTCAGGCTCTG GTCCATCAGGTCTGATGGTGAAGGACGAGTATGATTATGAAGCCCAGCAGTCTCTGCCCAGCACTGAGGGACACATGCAGACGATTCAACACCCTCCCTCTCGCCCGGTGGTCCCGGAGCCCTTCAACACGCCCTCCATGCTCCCGCCAGCAGAGGGCAGCAGCTCGGCCTCCACCTCCGCCTTCTCCAGCATCGCAGTGGGATCCACAA CTCAGCCCAATAGTGTTCTCTCAGGAAGCCACAGCAGCGATGGTCTGCTGCAGATTGCCTCTGGGACGGGGCAGGGCTCACAGCAGAATGGTTTCCCCCCCGGCCAGCCCTCTACGTACCACCACA ACGCTAGCTCCAGCTGGACGAGGAACAGTAACTTCCCCCCCACCGTGCCTCACCATCAGAACGGTCATCTCCAGCATCATCCGCCCATGGCCCATACAGCACACTTCT gGCCCGTTCACAACGAAATCGCGTTCCAGCCACCGATATCCAACCACCCTG AGTACTGGTGCTCCATCGCTTACTTCGAGATGGACGTTCAGGTGGGCGAGACCTTTAAAGTTCCCTCGTCCTGTCCCATCGTGACCGTGGACGGGTATGTGGACCCCTCCGGAGGAGACCGCTTCTGTCTCGGTCAGCTCAGCAACGTCCACAGAACGGAGGCCATCGAGAGAGCGAG ACTGCACATCGGGAAGGGCGTCCAGCTGGAGTGTAAAGGGGAAGGGGACGTTTGGGTTCGCTGTCTGAGCGATCACGCCGTCTTCGTCCAGAGCTACTACTTGGATCGTGAAGCCGGTCGAGCTCCTGGAGACGCTGTGCACAAGATCTACCCCAGCGCTTACATCAAG GTGTTTGATCTGCGTCAGTGTCACAGACAGATGCAGCAGCAGGCCGCGACAGCACAAGCAGCAGCAGCCGCTCAAGCAGCAGCGGTGGCCGGAAACATCCCCGGCCCTGGATCTGTGGGAGGAATCGCTCCTGCTATCA GTTTGTCTGCGGCCGCTGGAATCGGTGTGGATGACCTCCGCCGGCTCTGCATCCTGCGCATGAGCTTCGTCAAGGGCTGGGGTCCGGATTACCCCCGACAGAGCATCAAAGAGACGCCCTGCTGGATCGAGATCCACCTGCACCGCGCGCTGCAGCTGCTGGACGAGGTTCTGCACACCATGCCCATCGCTGACCCCACGCCGCTGGACTGA